Proteins encoded by one window of Sphaerodactylus townsendi isolate TG3544 linkage group LG02, MPM_Stown_v2.3, whole genome shotgun sequence:
- the LOC125425901 gene encoding olfactory receptor 4S2-like has product MANTDFSMENVNNVSEFMVLGLTQNQDLQKVCFGLFLVFYLAILLGNLLITTIKNSRHLNSPMYFFLGYLSFVDICYSSVTVPKLISDFLLEKKTISFIGCIAQLFGVHFFGCTEIFLLTVMAYDRYIAICRPLHYTTIMNKTVCSWMVVASWLGGFVHSMVQTLLTTHLPFCGPNEIDHYFCDVHPLLKLACTDTYIVGLIVIANSDMISVSCFLVLTVSYIVILVSLRNQSSEGRMKALSTCASHITVVILFFGPCVFFYMRPSTTFSEDKSVAVFYTIITPMLNPIIYTLKSQEVKNAMRILWNKKQLWGGKCKTRFGMII; this is encoded by the exons ATGGCAAATACAGACTTTTCA ATGGAGAATGTGAACAATGTGTCTGAATTCATGGTCTTGGGACTTACCCAAAATCAGGACCTACAGAAAGTCTGCTTTGGACTATTTTTGGTCTTTTACTTAGCAATTCTCCTTGGCAATCTACTTATAACCACAATCAAAAACAGCCGTCATCTGAATTCtcccatgtatttcttccttgGTTATCTCTCCTTTGTAGACATTTGTTACTCATCTGTCACTGTTCCCAAACTGATTAGTGACTTCCTTTTAGAGAAGAAAACTATCTCTTTTATTGGCTGTATAGCCCAGTTGTTTGGGGTCCATTTCTTTGGTTGCACTGAGATCTTTCTTCTCACTGTGATGGCATATGACCGGTACATTGCGATCTGCAGACCCCTTCATTATACAACGATCATGAACAAGACTGTATGCAGTTGGATGGTGGTGGCTTCCTGGCTAGGAGGGTTTGTTCATTCCATGGTACAGACTCTTCTAACAACACATCTCCCTTTCTGTGGGCCAAATGAAATCGACCATTATTTCTGTGATGTCCACCCTTTATTGAAATTGGCCTGCACTGACACATACATTGTGGGACTCATTGTAATTGCCAATAGTGATATGATTTCTGTGAGCTGCTTTCTTGTGTTGACTGTTTCATACATTGTCATCCTAGTTTCATTACGAAATCAATCCTCTGAAGGGCGCATGAAAGCACTCTCTACCTGTGCTTCTCACATCACTGTAGTAATCTTATTTTTTGGACCATGCGTCTTTTTCTACATGAGGCCTTCCACCACATTCTCCGAGGACAAGAGTGTGGCTGTGTTCTATACCATTATCACCCCTATGCTGAACCCTATAATTTATACTTTGAAAAGTCAGGAGGTGAAAAATGCAATGCGGATACTGTGGAACAAAAAAcaactctggggtgggaaatgcaaGACAAGATTTGGAATGATAATCTAG